Proteins from a single region of Bradyrhizobium diazoefficiens:
- a CDS encoding PAS domain-containing sensor histidine kinase produces MSGVIVSMRRTLLSCTSLVRNGLLGGALATLLPAAPAEAADVVDTLSILLDFNRQELAVLATAFALLGFSVLAAILLMRTRVRTAKSEAALRARIRELQLQTDRFGALLFAEPQILISWPAGDDRAQISGDVAMVLPRDSSPQRVLAFGTWLPPEPALQMDHAVDALRERGDGFQLTLTTANGHTLEAIGRAIGGQAIVRIRELSGLRRDLAETNLRYKALSDETEMLRGFAAAAPWPIWAKGDNGALTFANPAYVRATEATSIIDAQDRKLELLDSADRTAMERGLKEAASFTSRLPIVTGGERRMYDVRAVNVGSGSVGVAIDASEADALSAALVRMAEAHRRTLDQLSSGVAVFDGQRRLSFYNDSYRRLWDLDRTFLDANPDDSSVLDQLRAARKLPEQPDFRAWKAKLHEAYRAVEAAKDTWYLPDGRALSVVTTPNPEGGVTYLFDDVTESLELARRFDGMIRVQRETLDSLAEGVAVFGSNGKAQLFNPAFLRMWKLSNDAMRDEPHIQTVEGWCHQLFDDPAVWRQIREAITSIENRGDVPLKLERKDGSVLDGMIRPLHDGATMLTFLDITDTENVERALRERNEALEAADQMKVDFVHHVSYELRSPLTTIIGFAHFLSDPSTGPLTPKQAEYLDYVTKSTNALLALTNNILDLATIDAGAMKLELGPVDVSKTIELAAEGIQDRLATDRIRLKVEIAPDVGSFIGDEKRVVQVLYNLLANAVGFSPQDSTVGISARRTERSVVFIVTDSGPGIPADMKDKVFNWFESRSQGSRHRGAGLGLSLVRSFVELHGGKVQVDSAVGKGTVVICDFPTDQAAHRDAAE; encoded by the coding sequence ATGTCAGGCGTGATCGTGTCGATGCGTCGGACGCTGCTGTCGTGCACATCGTTGGTGCGCAATGGCTTGTTGGGAGGCGCTCTCGCTACGCTGCTGCCGGCTGCGCCGGCTGAGGCCGCCGACGTCGTCGATACACTCTCGATATTGCTGGACTTCAACCGGCAGGAACTCGCGGTGCTGGCCACCGCCTTCGCCCTGCTCGGCTTCTCCGTGCTGGCCGCAATCCTGCTGATGCGCACGCGCGTGCGAACCGCCAAGAGCGAGGCGGCCTTGCGCGCGCGGATCAGGGAACTCCAGCTCCAGACCGACCGATTCGGCGCGCTGCTGTTTGCCGAGCCCCAAATCCTGATCTCCTGGCCGGCCGGCGACGATCGCGCGCAGATCTCGGGCGACGTGGCGATGGTGCTGCCGCGCGATTCGTCTCCGCAGCGCGTGCTCGCGTTCGGAACCTGGCTGCCGCCGGAACCGGCGCTGCAGATGGATCACGCCGTCGATGCGTTGCGCGAACGCGGCGACGGCTTCCAGCTCACGCTGACCACCGCCAACGGCCATACGCTGGAGGCGATCGGCCGCGCCATCGGCGGCCAAGCCATTGTCCGGATTCGCGAACTCTCCGGCCTGCGGCGCGATCTGGCCGAGACCAATCTGCGCTACAAGGCGCTCTCCGACGAAACCGAGATGCTGCGCGGCTTCGCAGCCGCAGCGCCATGGCCGATCTGGGCCAAGGGCGACAATGGCGCGCTGACGTTCGCCAATCCGGCCTATGTGCGCGCCACCGAAGCGACCAGCATCATCGACGCCCAGGACCGCAAGCTCGAACTGCTCGACAGCGCCGACCGCACCGCCATGGAGCGCGGCCTCAAGGAGGCCGCGAGCTTTACCTCGCGGCTGCCGATCGTGACCGGCGGCGAGCGGCGCATGTACGACGTGCGCGCCGTCAACGTCGGCAGCGGCAGCGTCGGGGTCGCAATCGACGCCAGCGAGGCGGATGCGCTGAGTGCAGCCCTGGTGCGGATGGCGGAGGCCCATCGCCGCACGCTCGACCAGCTTTCGTCCGGGGTCGCCGTGTTCGACGGCCAGCGCCGGCTCTCCTTCTACAATGATTCCTACCGCCGGCTGTGGGACCTCGACCGCACCTTCCTCGACGCCAACCCTGACGATTCCAGCGTGCTCGACCAGCTCCGCGCCGCGCGCAAGCTGCCGGAGCAGCCCGATTTCCGCGCCTGGAAGGCCAAGCTGCACGAGGCCTACCGCGCGGTCGAGGCCGCCAAGGACACCTGGTACCTGCCAGACGGACGCGCTCTGTCCGTCGTCACCACGCCGAATCCGGAAGGCGGCGTCACCTATCTGTTCGATGATGTCACCGAGAGCCTCGAGCTCGCCCGCCGCTTCGACGGCATGATCCGGGTCCAGCGCGAGACGCTGGACAGCCTCGCAGAGGGCGTCGCCGTGTTCGGCAGCAACGGCAAGGCGCAGCTGTTCAATCCGGCCTTCCTGCGGATGTGGAAGCTCTCGAACGATGCCATGCGCGACGAGCCGCATATCCAGACCGTCGAGGGCTGGTGCCATCAGCTGTTCGACGATCCCGCGGTCTGGCGCCAGATCCGCGAGGCCATCACCTCGATCGAGAACCGCGGCGACGTGCCGCTGAAGCTGGAGCGCAAGGACGGCAGCGTGCTCGACGGCATGATCCGTCCGCTGCATGACGGCGCGACCATGCTGACCTTCCTCGACATCACCGACACCGAGAATGTCGAGCGCGCGCTGCGCGAGCGCAACGAGGCGCTGGAGGCCGCCGACCAGATGAAGGTGGATTTCGTCCACCACGTCTCCTACGAGCTGCGCTCGCCGCTCACGACCATCATCGGCTTCGCGCATTTCCTCAGCGACCCCTCGACCGGCCCGCTGACGCCCAAGCAGGCGGAATATCTCGACTACGTCACCAAATCGACCAATGCGCTATTGGCGCTCACCAACAACATCCTCGATCTCGCCACCATCGACGCCGGCGCCATGAAGCTGGAGCTCGGTCCGGTCGACGTCAGCAAGACCATCGAGCTTGCGGCCGAAGGTATCCAGGACCGGCTTGCGACCGACCGCATCCGCCTCAAGGTCGAGATTGCGCCTGATGTCGGCAGCTTCATCGGCGACGAGAAGCGCGTGGTGCAGGTGCTCTATAACCTGCTCGCCAACGCCGTCGGCTTCTCGCCGCAGGATTCCACCGTCGGGATCAGCGCGCGCCGCACCGAGCGTAGCGTGGTCTTCATTGTGACAGATTCCGGACCTGGAATACCTGCCGACATGAAGGACAAGGTGTTCAACTGGTTCGAAAGCCGCTCGCAGGGCTCGCGTCATCGCGGCGCCGGGCTCGGGCTGTCGCTGGTGCGCTCTTTCGTCGAGTTGCATGGCGGCAAGGTGCAGGTGGACTCGGCCGTGGGTAAAGGCACGGTCGTGATCTGCGACTTCCCGACCGACCAGGCGGCGCATCGCGACGCCGCCGAATGA
- the tsaE gene encoding tRNA (adenosine(37)-N6)-threonylcarbamoyltransferase complex ATPase subunit type 1 TsaE has product MTEPATFSVALHNETATAQLMADLALLIGPGDVITLTGDLGAGKTAAARSLIRYLACDEELEVPSPTFTLVQGYELPAFPVMHADLYRVEDESELEEIGLSPLPDATLVLIEWPERAPSAMPQDRIDIALTHRPALGSNARVADITGYGKSAATAARLKALREFLDACGYIDAGRKHMAGDASTRSYARLIRDDGVVILMNSPQRPDGAAIYKGRSYSAAVHLAENVKSFVAIDEGLRAAGISAPAIHHFDLDHGFLISEDFGSEGVIEGDPPRPIAERYETATDVLAVLHGKTLPEVLPLGDQTYTIPAFDTDALLVEIGLMPEWYLPDRNAPLSDEKRAEFFAMWRELLRKPLAAPKTWTIRDYHSPNLIWLAERSGIERIGVIDFQDTVLGPHSYDVVSLLQDARIDVPEALELALLSRYIKARRTEDASFDPASFAELYAIMSAQRNTRLLGTFARLNRRDGKPHYLRHQPRIWTYLQRSLAHPALGALRDWYLANVPPPQS; this is encoded by the coding sequence ATGACCGAACCGGCCACATTCTCCGTCGCGCTTCACAACGAGACGGCCACCGCGCAATTGATGGCCGACCTCGCATTGCTGATCGGCCCCGGCGACGTCATCACGCTCACCGGCGATCTCGGCGCCGGAAAGACTGCGGCGGCGCGCAGCCTGATCCGTTATCTCGCCTGCGACGAGGAACTGGAAGTGCCGAGCCCGACTTTCACCCTGGTGCAGGGATACGAGCTGCCTGCATTTCCGGTGATGCATGCCGACCTCTACCGCGTCGAGGACGAGAGCGAACTCGAGGAGATCGGGCTGTCGCCGCTGCCGGATGCCACGCTGGTGCTGATCGAATGGCCGGAGCGTGCGCCGTCGGCAATGCCGCAAGACCGCATCGACATCGCGCTGACGCATCGACCGGCGCTGGGCTCGAATGCGCGCGTTGCCGACATCACCGGATACGGCAAGAGCGCGGCTACCGCCGCCCGGCTGAAGGCGCTGCGCGAATTCCTCGATGCGTGCGGCTACATCGATGCAGGCCGCAAGCACATGGCCGGTGACGCCTCGACGCGCTCCTACGCCCGGCTGATCCGCGACGATGGCGTCGTCATCCTCATGAACTCGCCGCAGCGTCCCGATGGCGCGGCGATCTACAAGGGCAGGTCCTACAGCGCCGCGGTGCATCTGGCGGAAAACGTCAAATCCTTCGTCGCCATCGACGAGGGCCTGCGCGCGGCAGGAATTTCAGCGCCCGCGATCCACCATTTCGATCTCGACCACGGCTTTCTGATCTCGGAGGATTTCGGCAGCGAAGGCGTGATCGAAGGCGATCCGCCGCGCCCGATTGCCGAGCGCTATGAGACCGCGACCGACGTTCTCGCGGTGTTGCACGGCAAGACCCTGCCGGAAGTGCTGCCGCTGGGGGACCAGACCTACACCATTCCCGCCTTCGACACCGACGCGCTGCTGGTCGAGATCGGGCTAATGCCGGAATGGTATCTGCCCGATCGCAACGCGCCGTTGAGCGATGAGAAGCGTGCGGAATTCTTCGCGATGTGGCGCGAGCTGCTGAGGAAGCCGCTGGCCGCGCCGAAGACCTGGACCATTCGCGACTATCACTCGCCCAATCTGATCTGGCTCGCGGAGCGAAGCGGCATCGAGCGCATCGGGGTGATCGACTTCCAGGACACCGTGCTCGGACCACACTCTTATGACGTCGTGTCGCTGCTTCAGGATGCGCGCATCGACGTGCCCGAAGCCCTCGAGCTGGCGCTGCTGTCGCGCTACATCAAGGCGCGGCGCACCGAGGACGCGAGCTTCGACCCGGCCAGCTTTGCCGAGCTCTATGCCATCATGTCGGCGCAGCGCAACACGCGCCTGCTCGGCACCTTCGCCCGGCTTAATCGACGCGACGGCAAGCCGCATTATCTGCGCCACCAGCCGCGGATCTGGACCTATCTCCAGCGCTCGCTGGCGCATCCGGCGCTTGGAGCTTTGCGCGACTGGTATCTCGCTAATGTCCCGCCGCCCCAATCCTGA
- a CDS encoding PilZ domain-containing protein produces the protein MTVKTDQRGNSRVVFERGVPAQVMGIDGTWRRECTIEDVSESGAKLTIDGSVEGLHLKEFFLLLSSTGLAYRRCELAWMNGDQIGVNFLKVGHKKKKARSTAVGA, from the coding sequence ATGACGGTCAAGACGGACCAGCGCGGGAACAGTCGGGTTGTTTTCGAGCGTGGCGTACCGGCCCAGGTGATGGGCATCGATGGCACCTGGCGTCGCGAATGCACCATAGAGGACGTCTCCGAGAGCGGCGCCAAGCTGACCATCGACGGCTCGGTCGAAGGTCTGCACCTGAAGGAATTTTTTCTGCTGCTGTCGTCGACCGGGCTTGCGTACCGGCGCTGCGAACTGGCCTGGATGAATGGCGACCAAATCGGCGTCAATTTCCTGAAAGTCGGCCACAAGAAGAAAAAAGCGCGTTCCACAGCCGTCGGGGCGTGA
- a CDS encoding nucleotidyltransferase family protein translates to MSVKPTKAMVLAAGFGLRMRPLTDKMPKPMVPVAGQPLLDHVLDKLGRAGVTEAVVNVHYLPDQIIDHTATRQHPRVIISDERDQVLGTGGGVVKALPLLGGAPFFHVNSDTLWIDGVRSNLTRLAENFDPARMDILLLMAPTATSIGYGGRGDYGMLPDGALRKRKEKEIVPFVYAGAAIMSPTIFADAPQGEFSLTKMFDRANEQERLFGLRLDGVWMHVGTPDAVHAAEEAFLESVA, encoded by the coding sequence ATGTCCGTCAAACCGACCAAAGCCATGGTGCTCGCCGCAGGGTTCGGCCTGCGCATGCGTCCGCTGACGGATAAGATGCCGAAACCGATGGTGCCGGTCGCCGGCCAGCCGCTGCTCGACCACGTGCTCGACAAGCTCGGCCGGGCCGGCGTCACCGAGGCGGTGGTCAATGTGCACTATTTGCCCGACCAGATCATCGACCACACCGCAACGCGCCAGCATCCGCGCGTGATCATTTCGGACGAGCGCGATCAGGTGCTCGGCACTGGCGGCGGCGTGGTCAAGGCGCTGCCGCTGCTTGGCGGTGCGCCGTTCTTCCACGTTAATTCCGACACGCTGTGGATCGACGGCGTGCGCTCCAATCTGACGCGGCTCGCGGAAAACTTCGACCCCGCGCGCATGGACATCCTGCTCTTGATGGCGCCGACGGCGACCAGCATCGGCTATGGCGGTCGTGGCGATTACGGCATGCTGCCCGACGGTGCGCTTCGCAAGCGCAAGGAAAAGGAGATCGTCCCGTTCGTCTATGCGGGCGCGGCCATTATGTCCCCGACGATTTTCGCCGACGCGCCGCAGGGCGAGTTCTCGCTGACAAAGATGTTCGACCGCGCCAATGAGCAGGAACGCCTGTTCGGGCTCCGCCTTGACGGCGTCTGGATGCATGTCGGCACGCCGGATGCGGTGCACGCCGCGGAAGAGGCGTTTCTGGAGAGCGTGGCGTAA
- the addB gene encoding double-strand break repair protein AddB, with protein sequence MRVFSVPISVPFLRTIVSALLDGRLVDGFEARKEPARLADATLYLPTRRAMRVVREIFLDEMKADAVALPRIVALGDIDEDELAFADEGEQFSGATPLDIPPRLGELERRLTLAQLVAAWAKGPVLSPLVVGGPASTLALASDLARLIDDMVTRGVDWSALDGLAPDNLDRYWQHSLEFLRIARIAWPGHLAEINRIEPAARRDLLIAAEAKRLTTHPHGPVIAAGSTGSMPATAKFLHAVASLPHGAVVLPGLDTDLDDDAWRTIGGVRDALGKFAEHPASNHPQYAMHALLDRFGIKRSDVELLHPPAKAGRDLLASESMRPSAKTEVWHDRLKQPDVAAKIAGGMTNLAVVEAPNPEMEALAIAIAMREAQHLGKSAALVTPDRALARRVMAALTRWDLAFDDSGGDVLMETSAGVFARLAAEAATKGLEPPTLLAMLKHPLCRLGRASGSWKAAIEDLELAVLRGTRPPAGTSGLLREFNRFRDELTKLWRSEVSALHKTEPRARLKAEDLDRIQALLDTLQRALVPMESLGSSKPFDFAELAHRHREIMIELSRDEQGIPLAFEEREGLALASAFDDLLRGGTTSGLMVTLPDYADVFQTAFNDRAVRRRDKPGARLQIYGPLESRLMQADRVIIGGLIEGVWPPAPRIDPWLSRPMRHELGLDLPERRIGLSAHDFTQLLGGGEVILTHSAKAGGAPAVASRFLHRLEAVAGDELWRAAKRAGEKYVQFAGALDQPAEVKPIKQPEPRPPRATRPLRMSVTAIEDWLRDPYTIYAKYILRLDALDPVDMPLSAADRGSAIHEALGEFTAAYAAHLPDDPARVLRAIGEKHFAPLMERPEARALWWPRFQRIARWFGEWETARRDAIETITAETRGEIPIRLDNARTFSLSARADRIERRQGGGYAILDYKTGQPPTGKQVRMGLSPQLTLEAAILREGGFPDIDAGASVSQLVYVRLSGNNPPGEERVLELKYKQGDEPQPPDIAAAEARIKLEALIRAFEDENQAYTSLNLPMWTNRYGTYDDLARIKEWSAAGGLGIEEW encoded by the coding sequence ATGCGCGTCTTCAGCGTTCCCATCTCAGTTCCGTTCCTGCGCACGATCGTCTCAGCCCTGCTCGACGGACGGCTGGTCGATGGATTCGAGGCGCGCAAGGAACCGGCGCGGCTGGCCGACGCCACGCTCTACCTGCCGACCCGCCGCGCCATGCGCGTTGTGCGCGAAATCTTTCTCGACGAGATGAAGGCCGATGCGGTGGCGCTGCCGCGCATCGTCGCGCTCGGCGACATCGACGAGGACGAGCTCGCTTTCGCCGACGAAGGCGAACAGTTTTCCGGCGCGACACCGCTCGACATTCCGCCGCGGCTCGGCGAGCTCGAACGGCGGCTGACGCTGGCGCAGCTCGTCGCGGCCTGGGCCAAGGGCCCGGTGCTGTCGCCGCTGGTGGTCGGCGGCCCCGCCTCGACCCTTGCATTGGCTTCCGATCTCGCGCGCCTGATCGACGACATGGTGACGCGGGGCGTCGACTGGAGCGCGCTCGACGGGCTGGCGCCTGATAACCTCGACCGCTATTGGCAACACTCGCTCGAATTTTTACGCATCGCGCGCATCGCCTGGCCCGGTCATCTCGCCGAGATCAACCGGATCGAGCCCGCCGCGCGCCGCGATCTTCTGATCGCTGCGGAAGCGAAGCGGCTCACCACGCATCCTCATGGACCCGTCATTGCGGCCGGCTCGACCGGCTCGATGCCGGCCACCGCAAAATTCCTGCATGCGGTTGCTTCACTGCCGCATGGCGCGGTGGTGCTCCCGGGGCTCGACACCGATCTCGACGACGACGCCTGGCGGACCATCGGCGGCGTGCGCGATGCGCTCGGCAAATTCGCGGAGCATCCGGCGTCGAACCATCCGCAATACGCTATGCATGCGCTGCTGGATCGCTTCGGTATCAAGCGCAGCGATGTCGAGCTGCTCCATCCGCCGGCCAAAGCCGGCCGCGATCTGCTCGCATCGGAATCGATGCGGCCGTCGGCCAAGACGGAAGTCTGGCACGACCGGCTGAAGCAGCCGGATGTCGCCGCGAAGATCGCCGGCGGCATGACAAATCTCGCGGTGGTCGAAGCGCCCAATCCCGAAATGGAAGCACTCGCCATCGCCATCGCCATGCGCGAGGCGCAGCATCTGGGCAAATCCGCGGCACTGGTAACGCCCGATCGTGCGCTGGCGCGCCGCGTGATGGCCGCGCTGACCCGATGGGATCTCGCCTTCGACGATTCCGGCGGCGACGTCCTGATGGAAACGTCCGCCGGCGTTTTTGCGCGGCTCGCAGCAGAGGCGGCGACCAAGGGATTGGAGCCGCCGACGCTGCTGGCGATGCTGAAGCATCCGCTGTGCCGGCTCGGCCGCGCGTCGGGCTCATGGAAAGCAGCGATCGAGGATCTCGAGCTTGCAGTCCTGCGCGGCACGCGCCCGCCTGCGGGCACGAGCGGCCTCTTGCGCGAGTTCAACCGGTTTCGCGACGAGCTGACGAAGCTCTGGCGCAGCGAGGTTTCAGCGCTCCACAAGACCGAGCCCCGCGCGCGTCTCAAGGCCGAGGACCTCGACCGCATCCAGGCGCTGCTTGATACGCTGCAACGAGCATTGGTGCCGATGGAGAGCCTCGGATCGTCAAAGCCATTTGACTTCGCCGAGCTCGCGCACCGCCATCGCGAGATCATGATCGAGCTGTCGCGCGACGAGCAGGGCATTCCGCTCGCGTTCGAGGAGCGCGAAGGTCTCGCGCTCGCGAGCGCCTTCGACGATCTCCTGCGCGGCGGCACGACCAGCGGATTGATGGTGACGCTACCCGACTACGCAGATGTGTTCCAGACCGCGTTCAACGATCGCGCCGTGCGCCGGCGCGACAAGCCCGGCGCGCGCTTGCAGATCTACGGCCCGCTGGAATCGCGCCTGATGCAGGCCGATCGGGTCATCATCGGCGGCCTGATCGAAGGCGTCTGGCCGCCGGCGCCGCGCATCGATCCCTGGCTGAGCCGGCCGATGCGGCACGAGCTTGGTCTCGATCTTCCGGAGCGCCGTATCGGCCTCTCCGCCCATGACTTCACGCAGCTGCTCGGCGGCGGCGAGGTGATCCTCACCCATTCCGCCAAGGCCGGCGGCGCGCCGGCGGTGGCCTCGCGCTTTCTGCACCGGTTGGAGGCCGTCGCAGGCGACGAGCTCTGGAGGGCGGCGAAGCGCGCCGGCGAAAAATACGTGCAGTTCGCGGGCGCGCTGGACCAGCCCGCCGAGGTCAAGCCGATCAAGCAGCCGGAGCCGCGGCCCCCGCGCGCAACGCGACCGCTCAGGATGTCGGTCACAGCGATCGAGGACTGGCTGCGCGATCCCTACACGATCTACGCAAAATACATCTTGCGACTGGACGCGCTCGATCCCGTCGACATGCCGCTTTCGGCCGCCGACCGCGGCTCGGCGATCCACGAGGCACTCGGCGAATTCACAGCGGCCTACGCCGCGCATCTGCCCGACGATCCCGCCCGCGTGCTGCGCGCGATCGGCGAAAAGCATTTTGCGCCGTTGATGGAGCGGCCCGAGGCGCGCGCACTGTGGTGGCCGCGTTTTCAGCGCATCGCGCGCTGGTTCGGCGAATGGGAGACGGCGCGGCGCGATGCGATCGAGACGATCACGGCGGAAACCCGCGGCGAGATCCCGATCAGGCTCGACAACGCGCGAACTTTTTCTCTCTCTGCGCGCGCCGACCGCATCGAGCGGCGTCAGGGCGGCGGCTACGCCATCCTCGACTACAAGACTGGCCAGCCGCCGACCGGCAAGCAGGTCCGCATGGGCCTGTCGCCGCAGCTCACGCTGGAGGCCGCAATTCTGCGCGAGGGCGGTTTCCCCGATATCGACGCCGGCGCATCCGTCAGCCAGCTCGTCTATGTCCGCCTCAGCGGCAACAATCCACCGGGCGAGGAGCGCGTCCTCGAGCTGAAGTACAAGCAGGGTGACGAGCCGCAGCCGCCGGACATTGCGGCTGCGGAGGCGCGGATCAAGCTGGAGGCACTGATCCGCGCCTTCGAGGACGAGAACCAGGCCTACACCTCACTGAACCTGCCGATGTGGACCAACCGCTACGGCACGTATGACGATCTCGCCCGAATCAAGGAATGGTCCGCGGCCGGCGGCCTAGGGATCGAGGAATGGTGA